In Amblyomma americanum isolate KBUSLIRL-KWMA chromosome 8, ASM5285725v1, whole genome shotgun sequence, the DNA window GCAAGAACGTGAAGCATAGCCATTGTCCACGTACAAGCATGGTGTCAGCCGTCGCATTGAACAATAATCTAACACAGATCACAAGTCTCTCCCCTCGCAATCGGGTGCTGCTAAAGCTAAATGGAAAGTGTCGAAAAGAACAACGCTATTCTTCACTAATGAGAGAGTCGATGTCGTATGCTGAGCCCCGATGCTGTATGTCCTTCAGCTCAGAAAAACAGGCACTTGTGGGTAGTCACACCGCTCACACGACAGGAAAATGCTTGAGCGAAGGCCGAGGCGTTGGCCGCCAGGTTGCACATGGCGCGTGCCTGGCTGAGCGGCTGCTCTTCGCAGAAGTGGCTGCAGTAGCTCACGTAGAAGGTCTGCGTGACGCTCAGCCCTTCCAGAGActtcagctgcagcggcgacccgtcaccggccgccgcggtgTTCATGGCCACCAGGGACAGGTCCAGGGCAAAAAGGTCTGTCAAGAATCGCTGCTCGGCCGAAGCGTTCGCCTTGGACACCCGGCACTCCCGACTCTGCAGTAGTAAGACGCGGACAGGGTTCGATttcaaagtcacgtgacgcaagACGGCACAGAAACCACGCCCATTTTTTTAGACCGAGAGCTCTGCGCCTCGGGGTACCACTTCCGATTTCGAGGTGGATGACACAATGatcttcaatgcctcacaaggtcacaCCGAAATCAACTGCGTGATGGTGTCGCCTAAGCTATGGTAGCATAACCACATGATCATATGACTATAGACCACTTGGTACCTACCTGACCTCGATCcatgaccttgacatttgatttgagacactGGGCACCGTAaaggatttcgtaaaggatattccacaatagatcatattcacgctatcaatcaggtgatagagaaatgcgcagaatataaccaacctctatatatagctttcattgattacgagaaagcattcgactcagtggaaacctcagcagtcatacaggcattgcgtaatcagggggtagaagagccttatgtcaaaatactggaagatatatatagcaactgcacagctactatagccctccataaagtcagcaataaaattccaataagaaagggcgtcaggcaaggagacacgatctcgccaatgctgttcaccgcatgtttgcaggaggtatttcgaggcctgaattgggaacagttgggaataagaataaatggagaatacctaaataatctgcgatttgctgatgacattgccttgctgagtcactccggaggtgaactgcaaatcatgatcaatgagttagacaggcagagcagatcgatgggtctaaaaattaacatgcagaaaaccaaggtaatgttaaacagcctagcaagggaacaacagttcacaattggcagcgagagcctagaaattgtgacggaatacgtctacttagggcaagtagtgacagctgatccggatcatgagagggagataactagaaggataagaatggggtggagcgcatatggcaaattctcgcagatcatgagtggcagtttaccaatatccctcaagagaaaagtctacaacagctgtatcttgccggtactcacctacggggcagaaacgtggaggctaacgaaaagagttcagcttaagttaaggacaacgcagcgagccatggaaagaaaaatgataggtgtaacgttaagagatcggaagcgggcagagtgggtgagggaacaaacacgggttaatgacatcctagtcgaaatcaagagaaagaaatgggcttgggcagggcatgtaatgcgaaggcaggataaccgctggtctttaagggtaacggagtgggttccaagagaaagtaagcgtagcagggggcggcagaaggttaggtgggcggatgagattaagaagtttgcaggcaaagggtggatgcagctggcaaaggatagggttaattggagagacatgggagaggcctttgccctgcagtgggtgtagtaaggctgatgatgatgatgatgatgactgggcACCACATAGACTATGACCTTCAAAGCCGCACAAGGTCAAACAGAACTTAACTGCTTGGTGATAGGGCCCAAGCTTTCGTAGTAttaccacgtgatcatatgactatgaccattggcgACTTGACTTCAATTGAACCTTGACCTTGGCATCTGATTTGAGAGAGTCGGCTCTACTACGTAAACTATGACCTCaacgcctcacaaggtcaaaccaaacTTAACTGCATGGTGGAATGGTCCAAGCTATGCTtgcatgaccacgtgatcatatgactataaCCATTGAGTACCTGACCTTGATCTTTCACCTTTACCCTTTACCTGGACGTATTATTTGAGACAACGGATGCCATTCTTAACCGAGCTTCCGACCCTATAACTAGGTTCAAGTCACGTTGaacaccagccattttttttttcaaaaaggcctCACCTGGAACCAGTCTTTCCAGTAGTTTACAGCGGTAGTAACATGAAAAATGGAAGGGATAACAAGGGCCAGGTTGATCTTTAAGTACGGCCTTTTAAAGACCAACCAACGATAGACACACGTATTCTTGATTGCGTTCTGCGCTTACGTGTATTCTATTTTCGTACTTATTTTCGTTCTCCTGACCCCGCACGAACTGCGGtttgcaaaagaaaaagacaactgGTGCCCGGCACTCGTGTTGTGCTCCCCTTGGTCCTGTGGCAAGCGGCGTTACCTGCTATATATATAAACACGTTCCGCCAAGGAGACCAAGCCACACCtttgtacagtcatggacaaaagtttccggTGTGCAGATTTGcgaaaaaaataaatttattgcGGCGCGGTCAGGCACAGCATGTCACCGTAATGCGTAGATATGCCGAGACGCCTTTTCATATACTAGACTAATGCCACCTGACTGGTTGGCGAGGTGaagaaatatatttttctttctatttcagAATTCGCATCCAGCAAACTTTTTTTCATGACTGTACACGTCAGTCGATGAATTGCTATTGGTAGACAGCGTCCGAGAGTGGAGGCGTAAAGCGGTAGGTGCGAAGCATTCATAACGAcgaccaaatgaacgctgcggagAAGGCTTAGCAATTCATCTGAATGCTGCTAAGTGGCGTGACAGTCATCTAG includes these proteins:
- the LOC144102453 gene encoding uncharacterized protein LOC144102453, with amino-acid sequence MTYAGLGFQLARQLARAVDERGRSRDHAGRPLIWRTKIGTTSRECRVSKANASAEQRFLTDLFALDLSLVAMNTAAAGDGSPLQLKSLEGLSVTQTFYVSYCSHFCEEQPLSQARAMCNLAANASAFAQAFSCRDRMIMSYYAMVSSPGDGPYIMFHRL